In Apteryx mantelli isolate bAptMan1 chromosome 16, bAptMan1.hap1, whole genome shotgun sequence, a single genomic region encodes these proteins:
- the LOC106499958 gene encoding QRFP-like peptide receptor, whose product MNSSLPTPRVSYGLVQLWQEENQTQGGLWNGSQELGWEELEKMLFLFAKEPVTISLTAMYLVSFVVGFVGNIMSIRVLTRKRRSRVSSLSATRSLLINLAVCDLMVVCVCMPITVGNLIYKAWVYGDFLCRAVPFIQAVSVSASVLSLTVISVNRYYSVHNPLNARSFFTQRRILSTILVVWLLSSGICMPLIFMNRRDEIGVVEGLPLVFPICREIWPQERLKQAYNFLLFCALYCLPVLFNMVICFLTVRRLWSHSNQLKEGSALNRSLPASRLKIRRKVAQMVVALVLLFAISWLPVYLMDIWIDFNIPKSLQDVSPSPWILQLRPFAQWLGLTNSSLNPICYCFVGNLYRSAKEMKSKYQQRMVSLFNFSLSEGASHSSVPELLSYRSSMEPEEKGPSTTPAMRFPGEYDSKNKCRSLNSCQHPPPSTVSSENTSL is encoded by the coding sequence ATGaattcctccctccccaccccccggGTCTCCTACGGCTTGGTGCAGCTCTGGCAGGAGGAGAACCAGACCCAAGGCGGGCTCTGGAATGGGAGCCAGGAGCTGGGCTGGGAAGAGCTGGAGAAGATGCTCTTCCTCTTCGCAAAGGAACCCGTTACCATCAGCCTCACTGCAATGTACCTGGTGTCCTTTGTGGTGGGCTTCGTGGGCAACATCATGTCCATCAGGGTGCTCACTCGGAAGCGCCGGAGTCGGGTGTCCAGCCTAAGTGCCACCCGCAGCCTTTTGATCAACCTGGCGGTGTGTGACCTCATGGTggtgtgtgtctgcatgcccatcACCGTGGGCAACCTTATCTACAAAGCATGGGTCTACGGGGACTTCCTGTGCCGGGCAGTGCCCTTCATCCAAGCTGTCTCAGTCTCCGCCAGCGTCCTCAGCCTGACCGTCATCAGTGTGAACCGTTATTACAGCGTGCACAACCCACTCAATGCCCGATCTTTCTTCACCCAGCGGAGGATTCTCAGCACCATCCTGGTGGTGTGGTTGCTGTCCTCTGGGATATGCATGCCCCTCATTTTCATGAACAGAAGGGATGAGATTGGGGTGGTGGAGGGCTTGCCCCTGGTGTTCCCCATCTGCAGAGAAATTTGGCCTCAGGAGAGGCTCAAGCAAGCTTACAACTTCCTGCTCTTCTGTGCTCTCTACTGCTTGCCTGTCCTCTTCAACATGGTCATCTGCTTCCTCACAGTGCGCCGGCTGTGGAGCCACAGCAACCAGCTGAAGGAGGGCAGTGCCCTGAACAGGtctctgccagcctccaggcTGAAGATCCGGAGGAAGGTAGCCCAGATGGTGGTGGCGCTGGTTCTGCTGTTTGCAATCTCCTGGCTGCCCGTCTACCTGATGGACATCTGGATTGACTTCAACATCCCCAAGTCTTTGCAGGATGTGTCTccttctccctggatcctgcAGCTCAGACCTTTTGCCCAGTGGCTTGGTCTCACCAATTCCAGCCTCAACCCTATATGCTACTGCTTTGTTGGGAACCTCTACAGGTCAGCCAAGGAAATGAAGAGCAAATACCAACAAAGGATGGTCTCTCTCTTTAACTTCTCTCTGTCCGAAGGGGCATCCCATTCCTCagtcccagagctgctctcttaCCGGAGTTCCATGGAGCCTGAAGAGAAAGGACCCTCCACCACCCCTGCAATGAGATTTCCAGGGGAATATGACAGTAAGAACAAGTGTAGAAGCTTGAATTCCTGCCAGCATCCACCTCCAAGCACTGTCTCTAGTGAAAACACTTCCTTATAA
- the GRIFIN gene encoding grifin encodes MALRFEALYPEGMCPGWSIIVKGETSSSTSMFEINFLCDPGDQIAFHFNPRFASSRIVCNSFLANHWGKEEVNNTFPFEAKESFQVEIYSDQDYFHIFIDENKILQYKHRQKNLSSITKLQILNDIAISSVEITKRGLF; translated from the exons ATGGCATTGCGG TTCGAGGCACTGTACCCAGAGGGGATGTGTCCTGGCTGGAGTATCATCGTCAAAGGCGAAACGAGTTCCAGCACAAGCAT gtttgaaattaattttctctGTGATCCCGGAGACCAAATCGCTTTCCACTTTAACCCTCGCTTTGCCAGTTCCAGAATTGTCTGCAACTCCTTCCTAGCCAACCACTGGGGGAAGGAAGAAGTTAATAACACCTTCCCCTTTGAAGCGAAGGAGTCGTTCCAG GTTGAAATCTACTCTGACCAGGACTATTTCCATATTTTCATCGATGAAAACAAAATCTTGCAGTACAAGCATCGGCAGAAGAATCTTTCATCCATCACCAAACTGCAGATTCTGAATGATATTGCCATTTCTTCAGTGGAAATCACCAAACGGGGCCTTTTTTAG